In Orenia metallireducens, the DNA window ACTGTAGACATAAAATATAATATTATAACAGATGTAACTGTAACTGCTGGCAATGTAAATGACGTTGACCCTTACTTAGATATATTAGATAAACAGATAGAAAAATTCAATTTTGATACTAAATATGTAGGGTTAGATGCTGGTTATTATACAAATTATATATGTAAAGAATTAGATGAAAGAAATATTCAGGGAGCAATCGCTTATAGACTAGGTCCACATGTAAAATATAAATATACTAAAAATAAATTTAATTATATTGCTGAAAAAGATATTTATACATGTCCCGCAGGACATGATTTAAACTATAGAACTACAACTAGAGATGGCTATAATGAATATGTATGCTCTAAAGAAATCTGCCAAAATTGTTCTCATAAAGATAAGTGTTTATCAGAAAAAGTTACTTTCCGTACTATAAGGAGGCATGTTTGGGAACATTATAAAGAAGATGTTAAAGAATTCATGAGAACAGATAAAGGAAAAAGTATCTATAAAAAAAGAAAAGAAACTGTTGAGCGAAGTTTTGCAGATGGAAAAAATCTGCATGGACTTCGCTATTGTCGTATGCGTGGAAAGAAAAATGTTGAAGAACAATGTTTGTTAACAGCATCAGTTCAAAACATGAAAAAGATCGCAAGCGTTCTTAAGCATAGAGAAAAGAACTCTATTCTTCTAAAATCAGATAATAATATTAAATTTTTATTACTTTCTAAATCAATTTTAACTAAATTCAGCTATAGAAAAACCCCCACTAAAAAATTAGTGGGGGTTTTTCATCAATCTCAAGTAACCCAATTTATTGGGTTACTTTTTTATAATCAAAAATTTTGTGTCTATTAAAGATAGACTAAGGTGTAGTAAGATTTTTATCATAAAAGTGTTAAATTTAAGTTAATCTTACCACATTATAGAGGAAATTATTGCTTGATGTGTAATTAGTAATAGTATCTAATATAAATGAATTGAATTAAAGTTTGAGTAAAAGGAGTGATATTAATGAAACTAAGGATTAGAAATAAATTATTAATCAGTTTTGGGATAGTAATAGCTCTAATGGTTATAATGGGTTCTATTTATTTTTATTTATCTCAGGAAATAAGGGAGATTACTAGTGAAAATGATAAATTAGCAGAAGGGCTTATATTTATTAAAGAGAAAGAAATTGATCATCTAGAATGGGTTGCTGATTTAAAGGATGTCTTTATTTTTGGAAAGGAGTTTGAAGGTGAGTTAGATCATACTGAGTGTAGCTTTGGAAAATGGTATTATAGTCTTATTGAATCTGATGATTATCAAAAGCTTCCTCAAGAAATTAAAGAGGTATTAGCAAAGATAGAAGAGGATCATAGCAATCTACATCACTCAGCTTCAAAAATAAAAAATCAATATGATACCCTCTCTACTGTCACCTCTGATGTTAATAAAGTTGCAATAGATATTTATAAGAATGAGACTAGTAAATATCTAACTCAATTACAGGATTTGTTTAAAGAATATCAAGATTTCTTACATAAAGAAACCACTAAAAATATGATCTTAGTCCAACAGAAGAAGAAATCTATTGACCTAACAATAATGATTTTAATTATTTCAGCAATAGTTATTGCTACAGTTCTTGCCTTATTCACTAGTAAAAATATTACTGCTCCTTTGGCAAAGGCGGTAGAATTTGCAGATAAGATTGCCCATAATAATTTAAATCTAGAAGAGCTAGACATTGAATCTAAGGATGAATTGGGAGAATTGGCTAATTCTCTTAATAATATGTATAATAATTTAAAAGATATGATAAAAGAATTACTAGAGATAGTTAGTAGTCTATCATCTTATAGTGAGGAGTTACATGCTTTAGCAGAAGAAAGTGATGCTACTATAGAGTCTAATAATCAATTAATTGAAAGGATGTCGGCTAGTATTCAAGAGATAGCTGCTAACACTCAAGAGGTTACCAGCTTTGCAGAAAATTCTAGTATTAAAACTGAGCTTGGTAGCAAAGATATTGAAGAGACGATAAGTAGCTTACAGGAGATCAACCAAGAGGTCGAAGGGACTGTTAAGACAATTAGTGAATTAGATAATAATTCTAAAGAGATTGAACAAATAGTTGAATTGATTACTAATATAGCTAAACAGACCAATTTATTAGCTTTAAATGCTGCAATTGAAGCAGCCAGAGCAGGGGAAAATGGGCAGGGCTTTGCAGTGGTGGCAGATGAAATTAGAGAGTTAGCAGAAGAGACCTCACAGGCTACAGAGAACATAGCTGAATTGGTTAAGGAGACTCAGACTAAATCGACTGTTGGTTTAGAAGCTATTAAAAGGGTAGAGAGTAAGGTGGAAAAAGGAGAAGCTGTTGCTAAAAAAGCAGGAAAGGTATTTAAAGAGCTTCAAGAATCTAGTGAAGAGACTGTTGTTCATTTAGAACAGACAGCAGCATCTACACAAAGTTTGGCTGAAAACAGTGATGATATAATGAACGTTTCCCAAGAGATTAGAAATATGTCAGAAGAGGTTACAACATCATCACAAGATTTAGCACTTATGGCTCAAAAATTACAAAATTTAACAGAAAAATTTAGAGTATAAATTATTATCTTAAATTAGAGAATATATCAATTCGTGATTGGCAAATAAATATCTAATATCCATAATATTGGAATTGATATATTTTTTTAATTTTATTGATAATGATTTTTGATTTCAACACAAAATGTTATTAATGATAATTATTGACTTCTAGAATAGTATTTATTATAATATTATTAGTACAAATGAGAATGATTTTTATTCTGTTTTGTAATTGTAATCATATAAATTCTTCTATAGCAAGAATATAATATAGTTAGTGAACTATAAGAGTCAAATTTTAATTAGAGTGAAGTTGAATAATAGTGGATAGGAAAAATTGGTTTGGGTGTTTTTCCATCACGAAGAATTCAAAGAACTCGTAGGAAGAGTAATGAGTGATGAGTAACAAGTTAAAATCAAAAACATAAAAATACTATAGATTTCACTTTAGCGTTGGATATCTATATAATTTAGATAGTGTTTTAGAAGTATTGTAATCTCACATGATAATGATTTTTATTTTAGTTATCAATATAAAAAAGTATTTAATTAAAAGGGGGATATAGAAAATGACTTTAGCTGATGTTAAGCGTGGAGATAAGTTCCAAATTGATTTGATTCCTGATGAGATGATTAGAGCTCAAGCAATGAGGTTTGGAATTTCTGAAGGGTCTAATGTAATTTGTGCAGAGAAGATACCAGGAGGACCAGTAATCTTAAAGAGAAATTTACAAGAGATTGCAATTGGAAGAAGGTTGGCACAAAAGATTAGAGTAAAGTAGTAGGGAATAAAAATGACATTTATTTTGGTCATTTTTAGACCACGTAGGGTTCAAAGAACCCGAAGGGAATGTTTTAATTAAAGTTAAGCAATAATCATAAAAACAAACGAAAAGTAATAGAAGGAAGAGATATAATAGATTATTGTAGGGAATAAAAATGACATTTATTTTGGTCATTTTTAGACCACGTAGGGTTCAAAGAACCCGAAGGGAATCTTTTAATTAAAAGTTAAGCAATAATCATAAAAATAAACGAAAAGTAATAGAAGGAAGAGATATAATAGATTATTGTAAGGAATAAAAATGACATTTACTTTGGTCATTTTTGGACCACGGAAGGTTCGAAGAACCCGAAGGGAATCTTTTAATTAAAAGTTAAGCAATAATCACAAAAATAACGGGAGGAAATTAATAATGGATTGTTGTAATATAAGTCACCAGATTGATATACCAGAAGGTGCAAAAAAGATTGTATTAGCAGGGAATCCAAATGTAGGAAAGTCTATATTCTTTAATTCTTTTACAGGAATTTATGTGGATGTATCTAATTATCCAGGCACAACTTTGGATATTAGTTCTGGAAAGTATAAAGATGATGTAGTTATTGATACCCCAGGTGTTTATGGAGTATCTTCCTTTAATGATGAAGAGATTGTGGCTAGAGATGGGATTGCTTCGGCTGACATAGTAGTAAATATCGTTGATGCAGTCCATTTAGAACGGGATTTATTCTTGACCCAACAGGTTATCGATATGGGAATCCCAGTATTGGTAGCCTTGAATATGATGGATGAGGCTCAAAAGAGTGGATTAGAGATAGATATCGATACTCTAAGTGAAGAGTTAGGAGTGCCAGTAATCCCAACAACAGCAATTAAAGGTGAGGGACTAGCTGAAATAAAAGAAGCTGTCTGGGATGCTAAGGTTGGAAATAGTAGCTTAAAGTTAGAAGCAGAGTTAGAAGATGTGAAATTTAAGGGAGCTAGTCGTGCAGAAGCTCTATTGATATTAGAAGGAGACCCTCATGTAGCTAAGAAGTATAGTACTGAGCCTTTAGATTATAGAGAGACTATCTATAGAGGTCGTCGTGAGCGAGTAAATGAGATTGTTGATAAGGTAGTTACTGAAACCAATGAAGGAACAAGCTTTAGAACAACACTAGGAAGACTGATGCTAAGACCTTTAACAGGAATACCTATGCTATTATTGGCTTTATATGGCTTATATGAGTTTGTAGGAGTATTTATTGCTCAAACAGTGGTAGGAATTACAGAGGAGACTATCTTTATTGAGACCTATGAGCCCTTTATTAGAGGTATTATTCATAACATAGTTGAACCTAGTTCATTGATTAGTCAGTTATTGGTAGGAGAGTTTGGATTATTGACGATGGCTATTACTTATACTTTTGGGTTATTACTCCCTTTAGTTGTTGGTTTCTACTTATTTTTGGCTATCTTAGAGGATTCAGGATACTTACCAAGAATTGCAGCCTTAGTTGATAGAATGTTGACATCCTTAGGATTGAATGGTAGAGCTGTAATTCCGATGTTATTAGGCTTTGGTTGTGTAACTATGGCTACCATTACAACTAGATTATTAGGTTCTAAACGTGAACGGATTATTGCAGTATTCTTATTAGGATTAGCAATTCCTTGTTCTGCTCAGCTAGGGGTTATTGCAGGGTTGATTGCTCCATTGGGTGCTAAGTTCTTTATGGTATATGTTGCAGCTATCTTTGCAGTTTATGTTCTAGCAGGAACCTTCCTAAATAAGATATTACCTGGTGAATCTACAGATTTATTAATCGATTTACCACCACTTCGTTTGCCAAGGTTGAGCAATGTTATGCAGAAGACCTTTATTAAGTCTAAATCTTTCATTAAAGAGGCAGGACCTATCTTTGCAGTTGGTGCAGTGGCAATTACTTTAATGCAAGAGTTTGGACTTTTAGAAGCTATTCAAAATGCAGTGGCACCAATAACTGTAGGATGGTTAGAGCTACCTAAAGAGGCAGCTACAGCATTTATTATGGGAATCGTTCGTCGTGACTTTGGTGCAGCAGGTTTAACTGATTTGGCTATGACACCAGCACAGACTACAGTAGCTTTAATTACAATTACATTATTTGTACCTTGTATTGCAGCAATGTTAATCATGATTAAAGAGAGAAGCTGGAAAGAGAGTATTTATATCTGGTTTGGAAGCTGGATTACAGCCTTTGTGACAGGTGGTATTGTAGCTAAATTATTGGCATTATTTTAATATCAGTTAAGTGAAGGTGTGGGTATGAGTGGACTACTTAGAGTTTAGCTCAGTGCTCACACTTTTTCTTATTAATGCGGGTTTTATGGGTATATTGCGACACTTTTCACACCTCATCCCCAACCCTTCTCCTACTCTTAAGAGAAGGGAGAAAAGTAAAAGAGAAAGAGTTTCCCCTCTCATTAGTTAAGGAGAGACTGGTTGTGTACGAAGAGTAATTGAACTGTATTACTCGTAGGGGGATTAAGGGGTGAGGTTTGAGGTTTTGAACTTAATTTTTAACTATAAAAGTGTCGCAATATCTATATATAACGACATATTAAAATCAAATTTTAAATTAATATAAAGAGGAGGTTGAAAATATGAATTGCAATACCCATAAAAAGATAAGAGTCTGCTCAGAATGTGGATATGAGGTCAAAGATCAATCGGCAATTAGGTGCCCTCGTTGTTTTAAGATATTACTTAAAAAGTGTTCAGAGTGTGATGGATGTGGATTATAAAGGGTCTTAAGCCTAAGCTTGAGACTCTTTTTTTACTAATACCTTGGTTAATATAGAAATTGAAATCTTTAACCTGTAAAGGTATAATAGCAGTTAATAGAGTTTAAAAAGGAGAGGTAATATGAAAAAGATTGATTTAAATAGTGATTTAGGTGAATCCTTTGGGAGATATAGTTGTGGAAATGACTATGAGATTATCAAAAGAATCAGTTCAGCTAATATTGCCTGTGGTTTTCATGCTGGAGATCCAGTTGTAATGGAGCAGACGGTAAGTTTTGCTCTCAAGGAAGGAATAGCAATTGGAGCCCATCCAGGGCTACCTGATTTAATGGGATTTGGAAGAAGAAGGATGAATATTAGCTTAAAAGAAGCACGAGCCTATCTTATCTATCAAATTGGTGCTTTAGATGCCTTTGTGAAAGCCTTAGGTGGTAGGTTACAGCATGTTAAGCCCCATGGTGCTTTATATAATATGGCAGCTAGTGATTATAATTTAGCTAGAGCTATAGCAGAGGCCATCTATGATGTCAATAGTGAGCTAATTCTAGTAGGATTAGCTAATTCTCAGCTAATTAAAGCTGGTGAAGAGGTAGGCTTAAGAGTAGCTAATGAGGTTTTTGCAGATAGGGCTTATACTAATGATGGGAAGCTAGTTTCACGAAGAGAGTTGGGAGCGGTAATTAAAGATAGTAGTTTGGTAGTTGGGCGGGTGCTTAATATGGTATTAGATAATAAGGTTGAAACTATTGAAGGAAATGAAGTTGAAATTAATGCTGATACTATTTGTGTTCATGGAGATACAGAATCTGCTCTAGCCTTAGTTGAGCAGCTCAATCAGGCTTTAGAGGAGAATAATATAGAGGTAGTTTCATTGCTATAGAAAGGAATTGATTTTATGGGAGAAGGAATAAAATATGTTTCTGCTAGTGATAGCTCAATTCTGATGGAATTTGGAGATGAGATTAAGCCAGAGATTAATCGAGAGATTCAGGCAATGGTACATCTATTAGAAAAAGAAGTAATAGCAGGTGTAATAGAATATATCCCTAGCTATACTAAGCTAATGATAACCTATGACCCATTAACTATAGATTATCAGAATTTAGTAGCTAAATTAAAAGAATTAGAAGATAGAATACATACTATTTCTACATCTCCTACTAAAATAATTGAGATACCTGTCCTTTATGGTGGAGAGTATGGTCCAGATTTAGAAACTGTCGCTAACTATAATAATTTGAGTGATGAAGAGGTAATTAAGATACATAGTAGTAGAGATTATCTGATTTATATGTTAGGCTTTACGCCAGGTTTTCCTTATTTAGGTGGAATGTCAAAGAAGATTGCTACTCCAAGGCTAAAGAATCCTAGAGAGAAGGTTCCTGCTGGAAGTATAGGAATTGCTGATCGGCAGACTGGAATCTATCCGATCAGTAGTCCTGGAGGATGGCAAATAATAGGAAGAACCCCTATAAAATTATTTGATCCTCAAAGGGAAGTCTCGTTTTTATTAGAGATAGGTTCATATCTCAGATTTATACCAATCTCGCAAGTACAATTTGAATGGATTAAGAAGGAAGGTGGTTTCAAATGGGGAGTTTAATAGTTAATAAGCCTGGTTTATTGACCACTGTTCAAGATCAGGGGCGCTATGGATATCAACGTTATGGCATGCCAGTAGCAGGGGCAATGGATTCTTATGCTTTCCAAATAGCCAATTTATTAGTAGGTAACCGACGAAATACTCCAGCACTTGAGATTACACTCTTAGGACCAGAGATTGGTTTTGAAGGTAGCTGTCGGATTGCAATTACTGGTGCTGAGTTGGGGGCTGAAATAAATGGGAAGAGGATCTATCCATGGTCTTCAGTTAAGGTTGACTCTGGAGATAGATTGATCTTTAAAGGAGCTCAACAAGGCTGTAGAGCTTATTTAGCAGTCTCGGGTGGAATAGAAGTAGATGAGGTAATGGGTAGTTCTTCTACCTATCTTCGAGGTCAAATAGGTGGTTATCAGGGAAGAAGTTTAAAGGCTGGTGATTCTTTAAAGGTAGTAGATACTGATAAAGGGAATTTTTCTGGTATTATCAAAATACCTAAACAGTATATTTCTGAATATAGAAGAGAGTCTAAAATCAGAGTAGTGGCAGGTCCTCAGTTTAGTCATTTTTCTCAAAAAGAGATTGATAAATTCTTTAATAGTAATTATACAATTTCAGCTCAATCAGATAGGATGGGCTATAGGTTAGAAGGTGCAAAACTTTCTCATAGACAGAGTGCCGATATAATCTCTGAAGGTATCTCTCTAGGAGCAATTCAAGTACCTGGTGATGGACAACCGATAATAATGATGGCTGACCATCAAACTACTGGTGGCTATACTAAGATTGCTAATGTGATTTCAGTTGATATAGCTACTTTGGCACAGATGAAACCTGGTGAACTGATTTCTTTTTCTCTGTTAAGTATTAAGGAGGCACAGAGATTATATCGAGAAAGGGAGATAATGCTTAAGAAGTTAGAGAAGATGATTAACAGGATTTATCTTATTTATAGTTGAGAATGAGGTTGAAAGTTTTGAGAGCTGTCTTCTATGAGTATAATATATTTTAGAGAATTATATTTAAATGATAAAAATATTTCCTTTTGGAAATGTTCTTATGAAAATAGGGTATAAGAGTATTGAATGATTGAGAGTTAAGGTTTAAAATGTTTAATATAAGCTAATAATTGAAATTGAACCTTTAGGGTCATTATCTGGAGTTCCATTATAATAACCACTTACTTTTTCACCATCAAATTCTTTATATTCAGGTTCGCCTTCATTAGCTACTAAGATTTTGCTACCATCTGGGGTAAAGGTTAGCATATCAG includes these proteins:
- a CDS encoding biotin-dependent carboxyltransferase family protein; this translates as MGSLIVNKPGLLTTVQDQGRYGYQRYGMPVAGAMDSYAFQIANLLVGNRRNTPALEITLLGPEIGFEGSCRIAITGAELGAEINGKRIYPWSSVKVDSGDRLIFKGAQQGCRAYLAVSGGIEVDEVMGSSSTYLRGQIGGYQGRSLKAGDSLKVVDTDKGNFSGIIKIPKQYISEYRRESKIRVVAGPQFSHFSQKEIDKFFNSNYTISAQSDRMGYRLEGAKLSHRQSADIISEGISLGAIQVPGDGQPIIMMADHQTTGGYTKIANVISVDIATLAQMKPGELISFSLLSIKEAQRLYREREIMLKKLEKMINRIYLIYS
- a CDS encoding LamB/YcsF family protein, whose product is MKKIDLNSDLGESFGRYSCGNDYEIIKRISSANIACGFHAGDPVVMEQTVSFALKEGIAIGAHPGLPDLMGFGRRRMNISLKEARAYLIYQIGALDAFVKALGGRLQHVKPHGALYNMAASDYNLARAIAEAIYDVNSELILVGLANSQLIKAGEEVGLRVANEVFADRAYTNDGKLVSRRELGAVIKDSSLVVGRVLNMVLDNKVETIEGNEVEINADTICVHGDTESALALVEQLNQALEENNIEVVSLL
- the feoB gene encoding ferrous iron transport protein B, whose translation is MDCCNISHQIDIPEGAKKIVLAGNPNVGKSIFFNSFTGIYVDVSNYPGTTLDISSGKYKDDVVIDTPGVYGVSSFNDEEIVARDGIASADIVVNIVDAVHLERDLFLTQQVIDMGIPVLVALNMMDEAQKSGLEIDIDTLSEELGVPVIPTTAIKGEGLAEIKEAVWDAKVGNSSLKLEAELEDVKFKGASRAEALLILEGDPHVAKKYSTEPLDYRETIYRGRRERVNEIVDKVVTETNEGTSFRTTLGRLMLRPLTGIPMLLLALYGLYEFVGVFIAQTVVGITEETIFIETYEPFIRGIIHNIVEPSSLISQLLVGEFGLLTMAITYTFGLLLPLVVGFYLFLAILEDSGYLPRIAALVDRMLTSLGLNGRAVIPMLLGFGCVTMATITTRLLGSKRERIIAVFLLGLAIPCSAQLGVIAGLIAPLGAKFFMVYVAAIFAVYVLAGTFLNKILPGESTDLLIDLPPLRLPRLSNVMQKTFIKSKSFIKEAGPIFAVGAVAITLMQEFGLLEAIQNAVAPITVGWLELPKEAATAFIMGIVRRDFGAAGLTDLAMTPAQTTVALITITLFVPCIAAMLIMIKERSWKESIYIWFGSWITAFVTGGIVAKLLALF
- the pxpB gene encoding 5-oxoprolinase subunit PxpB, whose amino-acid sequence is MGEGIKYVSASDSSILMEFGDEIKPEINREIQAMVHLLEKEVIAGVIEYIPSYTKLMITYDPLTIDYQNLVAKLKELEDRIHTISTSPTKIIEIPVLYGGEYGPDLETVANYNNLSDEEVIKIHSSRDYLIYMLGFTPGFPYLGGMSKKIATPRLKNPREKVPAGSIGIADRQTGIYPISSPGGWQIIGRTPIKLFDPQREVSFLLEIGSYLRFIPISQVQFEWIKKEGGFKWGV
- a CDS encoding FeoA family protein, which encodes MTLADVKRGDKFQIDLIPDEMIRAQAMRFGISEGSNVICAEKIPGGPVILKRNLQEIAIGRRLAQKIRVK
- a CDS encoding methyl-accepting chemotaxis protein, whose amino-acid sequence is MKLRIRNKLLISFGIVIALMVIMGSIYFYLSQEIREITSENDKLAEGLIFIKEKEIDHLEWVADLKDVFIFGKEFEGELDHTECSFGKWYYSLIESDDYQKLPQEIKEVLAKIEEDHSNLHHSASKIKNQYDTLSTVTSDVNKVAIDIYKNETSKYLTQLQDLFKEYQDFLHKETTKNMILVQQKKKSIDLTIMILIISAIVIATVLALFTSKNITAPLAKAVEFADKIAHNNLNLEELDIESKDELGELANSLNNMYNNLKDMIKELLEIVSSLSSYSEELHALAEESDATIESNNQLIERMSASIQEIAANTQEVTSFAENSSIKTELGSKDIEETISSLQEINQEVEGTVKTISELDNNSKEIEQIVELITNIAKQTNLLALNAAIEAARAGENGQGFAVVADEIRELAEETSQATENIAELVKETQTKSTVGLEAIKRVESKVEKGEAVAKKAGKVFKELQESSEETVVHLEQTAASTQSLAENSDDIMNVSQEIRNMSEEVTTSSQDLALMAQKLQNLTEKFRV
- a CDS encoding choice-of-anchor I domain-containing protein, whose amino-acid sequence is MAVPAEKPATSTGRVLFFDTEKEELIIDVEVGYLPDMLTFTPDGSKILVANEGEPEYKEFDGEKVSGYYNGTPDNDPKGSISIISLY